In Lascolabacillus massiliensis, a single genomic region encodes these proteins:
- a CDS encoding galactosyltransferase-related protein has translation MDITSQLTIVIPVRIDSKERHENLDTIISFILDNTQAEVIVMEADDRQRFIPKITNNKIKYYFKNDCDQIFHHSKYRNELLYLSNTEIVAVWDADVFIQISQLIKGIRLLKNNTMVVPYDGRAIYLNPDESKGVRKNIDSYINNYNDEALIPVIGRPSVGGIFIVNKLKYLKAGGENENFYGWGPEDAERFKRIEILQGPVERLTGPLFHLYHPRGINSTFGNDDRDKKNLYEFIKICRMNTHQLKKYIETWEWIL, from the coding sequence ATGGATATAACTTCACAGCTTACAATTGTCATCCCTGTGAGAATAGATAGTAAGGAAAGACATGAGAACTTGGATACAATAATTTCATTTATTTTAGATAATACTCAAGCAGAAGTAATTGTAATGGAAGCTGATGACAGACAAAGGTTTATTCCAAAAATCACAAATAATAAGATCAAATATTATTTTAAAAATGACTGTGATCAGATTTTTCACCATTCTAAATACAGAAATGAACTTTTATATTTGTCTAATACAGAAATAGTTGCAGTTTGGGACGCAGATGTTTTTATACAAATATCTCAATTGATAAAAGGCATCAGATTGTTAAAGAATAACACAATGGTCGTCCCATACGACGGGAGGGCAATTTATCTTAATCCGGATGAAAGTAAGGGTGTAAGAAAAAATATTGATTCGTATATTAATAATTATAACGACGAAGCATTAATTCCGGTTATTGGGCGTCCTTCTGTAGGGGGAATTTTTATTGTTAATAAGCTTAAGTATCTAAAAGCCGGAGGAGAAAATGAAAATTTTTATGGGTGGGGGCCTGAAGATGCAGAGCGGTTTAAACGTATAGAAATATTACAAGGACCCGTTGAAAGACTTACTGGTCCATTGTTTCACTTATATCATCCAAGGGGGATAAACTCAACATTTGGCAATGATGACAGAGACAAGAAAAACTTATATGAGTTTATAAAGATATGTAGAATGAATACTCATCAACTTAAAAAATATATTGAAACATGGGAGTGGATATTATAG
- a CDS encoding class I SAM-dependent methyltransferase: protein MGVDIIENIKIQLIAHTLVVNAKLNNKLYDSVISRIKERDKKTITEYFSNNSEYYLQIGCGFNVLPNWLNSDIELNTDQVIYLDANDKFIFKNETFQFIFSEHLIEHLEFNGAVNLLSESYRVLKIGGRIRVATPDMSFLHNLFQDPDNERNRNYVEWSFSKYISNIHNSPFSNSEINHVYVINNFHRAWEHQIIFTYETLKHILEVIGFKNVEKKEVGMSDISELVNIERHSSIIPHEFNLMETMVLEAVK, encoded by the coding sequence ATGGGAGTGGATATTATAGAAAATATAAAAATACAATTGATAGCTCATACACTGGTTGTAAATGCAAAGCTTAATAATAAGCTTTATGATTCTGTAATAAGTAGGATAAAAGAAAGGGATAAAAAAACTATTACAGAGTATTTCTCAAACAATTCTGAATATTATTTGCAGATTGGTTGTGGCTTTAATGTTCTTCCAAATTGGTTAAACTCTGATATTGAACTTAATACAGATCAGGTTATTTATTTAGATGCAAATGATAAATTTATTTTTAAAAATGAGACTTTCCAATTTATTTTCTCTGAGCATTTAATTGAGCATTTAGAGTTTAATGGAGCTGTTAATTTACTAAGTGAGAGTTATAGGGTGTTGAAAATAGGTGGTAGAATTAGGGTTGCAACGCCTGATATGTCATTTTTGCATAATTTATTTCAAGATCCTGACAATGAAAGAAACAGAAATTATGTTGAGTGGTCATTTAGTAAGTATATAAGTAATATCCATAATAGTCCATTTAGTAATTCGGAGATTAATCATGTTTACGTGATTAATAATTTTCATAGAGCTTGGGAACACCAAATTATATTCACTTATGAAACTTTGAAGCATATACTTGAAGTAATAGGGTTTAAGAATGTTGAAAAAAAAGAAGTCGGGATGAGTGATATTAGTGAATTAGTTAATATTGAGAGACACTCAAGCATAATTCCACATGAGTTTAATTTGATGGAAACTATGGTTTTAGAAGCAGTGAAATAA
- a CDS encoding lanthionine synthetase LanC family protein has translation MIDNCLIETANHLAINGCFWRNLGLCNGKIGIAIFLFHYSRYSTEDSYKYIAENLIDDVYNEMHDMLTIDLEDGYCGIGWGLQHLYNYKFICGDINQILLEIDEKIMERDVVRIKDKGILNGLGGILHYVLIRLSNNINNNIFDADYLLRLSLSSEKIIDLKSESEIITLAQSYLSYYKSNKLNYYDKDLINLLSDSRIYKNDEFKELNWLGRNNKIMKNTKLVIL, from the coding sequence ATGATAGATAATTGTTTGATAGAAACTGCGAATCATTTAGCTATAAATGGTTGCTTTTGGAGAAATTTAGGTTTGTGTAATGGGAAAATTGGTATTGCGATTTTTTTATTTCATTATTCTCGATATTCTACAGAGGATTCTTACAAGTATATTGCAGAAAATTTAATTGATGATGTATATAATGAAATGCATGATATGTTGACAATTGACTTGGAAGATGGTTATTGTGGTATTGGTTGGGGATTACAGCATTTGTATAATTATAAATTTATATGTGGAGATATCAATCAAATTTTACTTGAAATTGATGAAAAAATAATGGAGCGAGATGTAGTTAGGATAAAAGATAAAGGAATATTAAATGGCCTCGGAGGGATTTTACATTATGTACTAATTAGATTGTCTAATAATATCAATAATAATATTTTTGATGCTGATTATCTTTTAAGACTATCATTAAGTTCTGAAAAAATTATTGATTTAAAGTCAGAATCTGAGATTATTACTTTAGCTCAAAGCTATTTATCTTATTATAAATCAAATAAACTGAATTATTATGATAAAGATCTGATAAACTTGCTAAGTGATTCAAGAATATATAAAAATGATGAGTTCAAAGAGTTAAATTGGTTAGGCAGAAATAATAAAATAATGAAAAACACTAAACTAGTAATACTATGA
- a CDS encoding glycosyltransferase, producing MRSIFIFNESFGANNYGIGRYISQLKKISTYSNLKIVMIQFSSYETDLKVEEEEESIVYHIPLSAYQDSSRKEKYYLNTLTLLDSMWTINSDTIFQFNYFEHSTIIEWVKEKYPYNKIIFTVHFMNWMFPIKGNTSYFKNIINSEPSSLKNDIEKKIFESFKKEVKILNMVDKVICLSQYSLKLLIEDYKVPSSSIRLVVNGLTDEYEMLSKKYKRLLRKKYYYNSSDKIILYVGRIDINKGVKELITSFERVLKFAPNSKLVIIGKSYCDVLDNLFIQYGSRIFFTGYLNRAIIKELYQISDIGVLPSFVEQCSYVGIEMMMFGLPIVGTTGTGLSEMIDNGVNGYKVRLNEVDASVSLNTQDLADNIVSAIDNSSFLSKNSRDYYEAKYQIFSMIDKMNSIILDL from the coding sequence ATGAGAAGTATTTTTATTTTTAATGAATCGTTTGGTGCAAATAATTATGGGATAGGTAGATATATTTCTCAATTAAAAAAAATATCTACCTATAGTAATCTAAAAATAGTAATGATTCAGTTTTCTTCATACGAAACAGATTTAAAAGTAGAAGAAGAAGAAGAATCTATAGTATACCACATTCCCTTAAGCGCTTATCAAGATTCTTCTAGAAAAGAAAAATACTATTTAAATACTTTGACATTATTAGATTCAATGTGGACAATAAACTCGGATACTATTTTTCAATTTAATTATTTTGAACATTCAACTATTATAGAATGGGTTAAAGAAAAGTATCCATATAATAAAATAATTTTTACAGTACATTTTATGAACTGGATGTTCCCAATAAAAGGTAACACCTCTTATTTTAAGAATATTATAAATTCAGAGCCTTCAAGTCTGAAAAATGACATTGAAAAAAAAATATTTGAGTCATTTAAAAAAGAAGTTAAGATACTAAATATGGTTGATAAAGTTATTTGTCTTTCGCAATACTCACTTAAATTATTAATTGAGGACTATAAGGTGCCTTCATCTTCTATACGTTTAGTAGTTAATGGATTGACAGATGAATATGAGATGTTGTCGAAAAAATATAAAAGACTTTTAAGGAAAAAATATTATTATAATTCTTCAGATAAAATCATATTATATGTTGGAAGGATTGATATAAATAAAGGAGTTAAAGAATTGATAACTTCATTTGAGAGAGTTTTAAAATTTGCTCCAAATAGTAAGTTAGTGATTATTGGAAAAAGTTATTGTGATGTATTAGATAACTTGTTTATTCAATATGGTTCAAGAATATTTTTTACCGGTTATCTTAACAGGGCTATAATTAAAGAGCTTTACCAAATCTCTGATATTGGAGTTCTACCTTCATTTGTGGAACAGTGCAGCTATGTCGGTATCGAAATGATGATGTTTGGATTGCCTATTGTTGGAACAACAGGAACCGGATTATCTGAAATGATAGATAATGGTGTTAATGGATATAAAGTTAGATTAAATGAAGTAGATGCTTCAGTAAGTTTAAATACGCAAGATCTTGCTGATAATATAGTCTCTGCTATAGACAATAGCTCTTTTTTGTCTAAAAATAGTAGAGACTATTATGAAGCAAAATATCAAATCTTTAGTATGATTGATAAAATGAATAGTATAATTTTAGATCTATAA
- a CDS encoding TIGR04149 family rSAM-modified RiPP, with amino-acid sequence MKKLEKLKLNDFRKILNENEMKKVVGGAGLNYGYVGDDPNCTADYGMGQCQGFCSPIEIYEGGTVYIYQRECIPLTYADGRLVGCTCAVV; translated from the coding sequence ATGAAAAAGTTAGAAAAATTGAAACTAAACGATTTTAGGAAAATTCTAAATGAAAATGAAATGAAAAAAGTAGTTGGTGGTGCTGGATTAAATTATGGATATGTAGGAGATGATCCAAATTGCACTGCAGATTACGGAATGGGTCAATGTCAGGGGTTTTGCTCACCTATTGAGATTTATGAAGGAGGTACAGTATATATTTATCAGCGAGAGTGTATTCCATTGACCTATGCTGATGGACGATTAGTAGGTTGTACTTGTGCAGTAGTTTGA
- a CDS encoding TonB-dependent receptor plug domain-containing protein, with protein sequence MRIINLINICIALLLISTGALSQTVSADSISSYFYTQSYIFPQEKIYAHIDRSDYLINDTIWFRAYLVNAQNHIPDPESNFVYAELINPAGEVAKRVKVKKQDNVFAGYMHLNEDLPSGNYQLRFYTSYMTNLSESYFFKRNIRIGNYMSVKYGIEPEFLIGENRDDISVRLRFFDKESSNTLIPQEFYLYVNEENRNSIKMGDDETVSFRLRPEEIHKKSILVEYLINGQIQKEFIEIKDNKSDYNISFFPEGGNLLFGTTNKIAFKALNSEGLGEDITGIIVNASGDTLNTFRSTHLGMGIITMNISSMEPLYAVCSNSDGLEKRVQLPAVEDGKPSLRADWRNNNLLISVNKPEGYIMPEKQYLLLHCRGEVIYSEPWESERAIVGLPGNNLPSGVLHIMLLDEELNPVSERLVFNINELDVTTTEIMTDKSSFGPRERVGVTVTASDASGLPLSGSFSVSVTDNEIVTYDHSVNILSTLLLTSDLQGYIESPADYFTSRVENQRNLDILMMTQGWRRYDVRKILKREYEFPTHGMEVNQEIAGIVYRGVGRSRGAEDYPVTLFAMDHAQTAETLTDANGRFVFRNLSFPDSTRFIVQGNTPKGGAGVKIEVADMQAPESSFIPFGRLNESKELTEPEQDFFRSINQRSNLVAGMRHYQLQEVVVTARKKQTESKSTHWARSEFSKKVTAKEIDVLRPSSMLELFMLTPGLGIRGDQVYISRYFDNSSTSVPVPLIIVDGVETLSQHLNSIMPQNVSSIEVMHEPLSFVLGPKGKGGAILITTKGIDEMYIPVETENISFITPLGYQVTREFYSPAYDTPAKVESGIPDERITIYWNPNVELDNQGKGYFEFYTSDSDKGQTIVVEGMTEDGKILKRNMIN encoded by the coding sequence ATGAGAATCATCAACCTTATAAATATCTGTATAGCTTTACTGCTTATCTCTACAGGCGCTTTGTCACAAACTGTCTCTGCTGACTCAATAAGCAGTTACTTCTACACACAGAGCTATATTTTTCCTCAAGAAAAAATATATGCGCACATCGACAGATCTGACTATCTTATAAATGATACCATCTGGTTCAGGGCATATTTAGTAAATGCACAAAACCATATTCCGGATCCGGAGAGCAACTTTGTTTATGCAGAGCTGATTAATCCTGCTGGTGAAGTTGCAAAACGTGTGAAGGTGAAAAAACAGGACAACGTGTTTGCAGGGTATATGCATCTTAATGAAGATCTGCCATCAGGAAATTATCAGCTCAGGTTTTATACTTCATACATGACAAACTTAAGTGAGAGCTATTTCTTTAAAAGAAATATCCGCATAGGTAATTATATGTCTGTTAAGTATGGCATCGAACCTGAGTTTCTGATAGGAGAGAATAGAGATGACATAAGCGTCAGATTAAGATTCTTTGATAAGGAATCATCCAATACATTAATTCCCCAAGAGTTTTATCTGTACGTTAATGAAGAGAACAGGAACAGTATAAAAATGGGTGATGATGAAACAGTAAGCTTTCGCCTTAGACCTGAAGAGATTCATAAGAAGAGCATACTGGTTGAGTATCTTATAAACGGACAAATACAAAAAGAGTTTATCGAGATTAAGGACAATAAGTCTGACTACAATATATCTTTCTTTCCTGAAGGGGGTAACCTGTTATTTGGTACAACCAATAAGATAGCTTTTAAGGCTCTTAACAGTGAGGGACTGGGTGAGGATATAACAGGTATTATTGTAAATGCATCGGGTGATACATTAAATACATTCCGCTCAACTCATCTTGGCATGGGTATCATTACCATGAATATCAGCAGCATGGAGCCTCTTTATGCTGTTTGCAGCAATTCTGATGGGTTGGAGAAAAGAGTTCAGTTGCCTGCAGTAGAAGATGGGAAACCATCACTCAGAGCAGACTGGAGAAATAATAACCTGCTGATTTCGGTAAATAAGCCTGAGGGCTATATCATGCCTGAAAAGCAATACCTGCTTCTGCATTGCAGAGGCGAGGTTATTTATAGCGAGCCGTGGGAAAGTGAAAGAGCGATTGTCGGTCTCCCCGGCAATAATCTGCCCTCAGGTGTATTGCATATAATGCTTTTGGATGAAGAGCTTAATCCGGTTAGTGAAAGACTGGTATTTAATATTAATGAGCTTGATGTAACAACAACCGAGATTATGACAGACAAGAGCAGTTTTGGTCCCAGAGAGCGTGTGGGTGTAACCGTAACTGCAAGTGATGCATCTGGTCTGCCGCTAAGTGGCAGTTTCTCCGTTTCAGTTACTGATAATGAGATTGTAACATACGATCATTCGGTAAATATTCTTTCTACTCTGCTTTTAACCTCAGACCTTCAGGGGTATATCGAGTCGCCAGCCGACTATTTCACTTCAAGGGTTGAGAATCAGCGTAATCTGGATATCCTGATGATGACGCAGGGTTGGAGGCGATATGATGTAAGAAAGATTCTAAAACGTGAGTATGAGTTCCCCACTCATGGCATGGAGGTTAATCAGGAAATTGCGGGTATCGTATACAGAGGGGTTGGAAGGAGTAGGGGTGCAGAGGATTATCCTGTTACCCTTTTTGCAATGGATCATGCCCAGACGGCAGAAACACTGACAGATGCTAACGGCAGATTTGTTTTCAGGAATCTCTCATTTCCTGACAGCACTCGTTTTATTGTTCAGGGTAATACCCCCAAGGGAGGTGCGGGAGTTAAGATAGAAGTTGCAGATATGCAGGCACCTGAGAGCAGCTTTATCCCTTTTGGCAGATTAAATGAATCAAAAGAATTAACAGAACCTGAGCAGGATTTTTTTAGATCAATAAACCAGAGGAGCAATCTTGTGGCAGGGATGCGTCATTATCAGCTTCAGGAAGTTGTTGTAACTGCCCGAAAGAAGCAGACAGAGAGTAAATCCACACACTGGGCAAGAAGTGAGTTCTCAAAGAAAGTGACAGCTAAAGAAATTGATGTGTTGCGTCCGTCAAGTATGCTTGAACTGTTTATGTTGACTCCCGGTTTGGGGATAAGGGGTGATCAGGTTTATATTTCAAGGTATTTTGACAACAGTTCTACGAGTGTGCCTGTACCTCTTATAATTGTAGATGGAGTGGAAACTTTATCTCAGCATCTTAACAGTATAATGCCTCAAAATGTAAGTTCTATTGAGGTGATGCATGAACCATTGTCTTTTGTACTTGGACCTAAAGGAAAGGGAGGTGCAATTTTAATTACTACGAAAGGTATAGATGAAATGTATATCCCTGTTGAGACAGAGAATATTTCATTTATCACTCCGTTAGGGTATCAGGTAACCAGGGAGTTTTACTCACCTGCTTATGATACCCCGGCAAAGGTTGAAAGTGGAATTCCAGATGAACGTATAACCATATACTGGAACCCAAATGTTGAATTAGACAACCAAGGCAAAGGTTATTTTGAATTTTATACCTCTGATTCTGATAAAGGGCAGACGATTGTTGTTGAGGGAATGACTGAGGATGGGAAAATATTGAAGCGAAACATGATAAATTGA
- a CDS encoding glycosyltransferase family 25 protein, translating to MKKESTMEYYIPTYIINLKERAERKEHIVSEFEGKPEFGVTFVDACTHSIGAVGLWNSIVKVIEFAVEQENDVILICEDDHYFTENYSQEYLFENIVYAHEQGADILSGGIGGFGYAVPVAKNRYWVDWFWCTQFIVVYKKFFQKILDYEFKDTDTADGVISMLSNNLMTLYPFISKQKEFGYSDITQGNKDNPNLITQLFERTDAYLSAIHKVSGFYNYPNI from the coding sequence ATGAAAAAAGAAAGCACCATGGAATATTATATTCCTACATATATTATAAACCTGAAGGAGCGAGCTGAACGCAAAGAGCATATAGTAAGTGAATTTGAAGGAAAACCTGAATTTGGAGTTACTTTTGTTGATGCATGTACTCATTCAATTGGTGCTGTAGGACTGTGGAATAGTATAGTTAAAGTTATTGAGTTTGCAGTTGAACAAGAGAACGATGTCATTCTGATTTGTGAAGATGATCATTATTTTACTGAAAATTACTCTCAAGAATATCTTTTTGAGAATATAGTTTATGCTCATGAGCAGGGTGCTGACATACTCTCAGGAGGTATTGGCGGATTTGGATATGCAGTACCGGTTGCAAAAAACAGATACTGGGTTGATTGGTTTTGGTGTACACAGTTTATCGTGGTTTACAAAAAGTTCTTTCAAAAAATTCTTGATTACGAATTTAAAGATACAGATACAGCTGATGGGGTTATATCGATGTTGTCAAATAATTTAATGACTCTTTATCCTTTTATTTCTAAGCAAAAAGAATTTGGGTATTCTGATATAACACAAGGAAATAAAGATAATCCAAATTTAATAACTCAGCTTTTCGAACGAACTGATGCTTATCTATCGGCAATTCATAAAGTTTCAGGTTTTTATAACTACCCAAACATTTAA
- a CDS encoding outer membrane beta-barrel protein, translating into MNKYKFIISAFLFTLACHALNAQSHGIIVGTTYGDFKTKIASMSDIKFNKQYSFNFLVGYGYNHSFNNRLELGSSLIYSQQKAVKTSGYGVVGDDPSVNNYNFKTHYLALEEVIKYRITDHIKVGVGAAPTWHMKMTLWDDNEVSPIIDIPLLLQTEVETKYADIRLSYKLGTFNLLKNSIIDSAHHSVISLSLFIPFGVVK; encoded by the coding sequence ATGAACAAATACAAATTTATTATATCAGCATTTCTTTTTACTCTTGCCTGTCATGCCCTTAACGCTCAATCACACGGAATAATTGTTGGGACAACTTACGGAGATTTCAAAACAAAAATTGCTTCAATGTCCGACATAAAATTTAATAAGCAATACTCTTTCAACTTTTTAGTAGGGTATGGATATAACCACTCATTTAATAATAGATTAGAGTTGGGGTCATCTCTCATTTATAGCCAGCAAAAAGCAGTGAAAACCTCCGGATATGGAGTTGTAGGTGATGACCCATCGGTGAATAATTATAATTTTAAAACTCACTACCTTGCACTTGAAGAAGTGATAAAGTATCGTATAACTGATCATATTAAGGTTGGAGTGGGTGCAGCGCCTACATGGCATATGAAGATGACATTATGGGATGATAACGAAGTTTCACCTATAATCGACATCCCACTACTTTTGCAAACGGAGGTGGAAACAAAATATGCTGACATAAGATTGTCGTATAAATTAGGGACTTTTAATCTTCTGAAAAACAGCATTATTGACTCAGCGCACCATAGTGTGATCAGCCTGTCTCTCTTTATACCATTTGGAGTTGTTAAATGA
- a CDS encoding DUF4249 family protein has translation MKSCIYILVLLISILITSCEYDYQPDIKYNQYQGIVIINSYLSPKNDLKIELYRILPVKNRFEYTGLKGAFLTLYEDNDIIYEGDCDSILIIDHKPKEGMTYRVKVDYDSVAYAASTTVPHKVTSDVTRENGMYIITSLFSEIPSPVWITASLVFTKDSVIQFQELYSKSSLLDEINKETVSYVISPDLGNIYYNGFIRVNKVNIHNVDTIVFRPLLNRSLILKDVQCIRISVLSGSIDYDQYNRSSYQFFSGNLGNEFSAFFYQPKTIYSNIVNGHGIFAGYTERYYDFPITQ, from the coding sequence ATGAAAAGTTGTATTTATATTCTTGTCTTATTAATCTCTATTTTGATAACATCATGTGAATATGATTATCAACCTGATATTAAGTATAACCAGTATCAAGGCATAGTTATTATAAATTCATATCTATCCCCGAAAAATGATTTAAAGATTGAATTATACCGTATACTGCCAGTCAAAAACAGATTTGAATACACTGGCTTGAAAGGTGCGTTTTTGACTTTATATGAAGATAATGACATTATTTACGAGGGGGATTGTGACTCTATACTAATCATAGACCATAAACCAAAGGAGGGTATGACGTACAGAGTTAAAGTGGATTATGACTCCGTGGCTTATGCTGCATCGACAACTGTTCCTCACAAGGTTACAAGTGATGTGACACGAGAGAATGGCATGTATATTATTACGTCTCTTTTCTCAGAAATCCCATCACCCGTTTGGATCACCGCTTCTCTGGTTTTTACGAAAGATTCGGTGATTCAGTTTCAGGAGTTATATTCCAAGAGTAGTTTACTGGATGAGATCAATAAAGAGACAGTCAGCTATGTCATTTCACCAGACCTGGGAAACATCTATTATAACGGATTTATCCGGGTGAATAAGGTTAATATACACAATGTGGATACAATAGTATTCAGACCATTGTTAAACAGATCACTAATACTTAAGGATGTTCAATGCATACGTATTTCTGTTTTAAGTGGGAGTATAGACTACGACCAATATAACCGCAGTTCGTATCAATTCTTTTCAGGAAATTTGGGAAATGAATTTTCTGCCTTTTTTTATCAGCCAAAAACGATCTATAGCAATATAGTTAACGGACATGGAATATTCGCCGGATACACAGAACGTTATTATGATTTTCCAATTACACAATAA